The Pseudophryne corroboree isolate aPseCor3 chromosome 2, aPseCor3.hap2, whole genome shotgun sequence genome has a segment encoding these proteins:
- the LOC134986684 gene encoding putative uncharacterized protein DDB_G0294196, with protein MQLVADVQEGQDPSNVQSVHTLAAEMTARQDTYTNVVETRLDAIEKTMEKMANGLVEMQKALADSTAETQKTRREDHRETMDILQVLATSINRLVDNTSCLAHSVDNMSESQRHSASSHQIIATTLQMMYDKLPEPAHQHAGEPPHPPSQATWTPPALPPPPSWYGRSQLYQGYTGMYPTHQMPPPPTPAASSTHARPPRPSQRTPQPPRASTPHQEEEEDQDAQPP; from the coding sequence atgcaattggtggcagacgtacaggaagggcaggatccctcaaatgttcagagtgtacacaccctggcagcagagatgaccgcccgccaggatacctacacgaatgtcgttgaaaccagactggacgccattgagaagacaatggagaagatggcaaacggtctggttgaaatgcaaaaggctcttgccgacagcacggcagaaacgcaaaagaccagacgagaagatcacagggagactatggacatccttcaagttctggccacatccatcaaccggctggtggataacacatcatgcctggcacacagcgttgacaacatgtcggagagccaacgacattcggcatccagccaccagatcatcgcaaccacactgcagatgatgtatgataagctcccagagccagctcatcaacacgctggtgaaccaccacatccgccatcacaagccacatggacgcctcctgcccttcctccaccaccatcctggtatggacggtcacagctgtaccaaggatatacagggatgtaccccacccaccagatgcctccaccaccaacaccggccgcatcatctacacacgcacggccaccgaggccaagtcaacgaactccacagccgcccagggcatcgacgccccatcaggaggaagaagaggatcaggacgcacaaccaccataa